A part of Oryctolagus cuniculus chromosome 4, mOryCun1.1, whole genome shotgun sequence genomic DNA contains:
- the TM4SF4 gene encoding transmembrane 4 L6 family member 4 gives MCTGSCAKCLGGTLIPLAVLGLLANILLFFPGGRVADNNDHITTEVWYFGGICGNGILMIFPALVFLGLKNNDCCGCCGNQSCGKRFAMFTSTIFAAIGFVGAGYSFVISAVAINKGPKCQVSENGTWGYPFHEGDYLGDHSLWSKCLNPTDVVPWNLTLFSILLIIGGVQMCLCAIQAINGLLGTLCGDCQCCGCCGGDGPV, from the exons ATGTGCACAGGgagctgtgccaagtgcctgggGGGCACCCTCATCCCCCTGGCCGTGCTTGGCTTGCTGGCTAACATCCTGCTGTTTTTCCCGGGAGGGAGAGTGGCGGACAACAACGACCACATTACCACGGAGGTCTGGTATTTCGGAGGAATATGTGGAAACGGGATCTTG ATGATCTTCCCTGCGCTGGTGTTCTTGGGCTTGAAGAACAATGACTGCTGTGGGTGCTGCGGCAACCAGAGCTGTGGGAAGCGGTTCGCG ATGTTCACCTCGACAATTTTTGCTGCGATTGGATTCGTGGGTGCCGGCTACTCGTTTGTCATTTCTGCCGTCGCAATCAACAAGGGCCCTAAGTGCCAAGTGTCGGAAAATGGCACCTGGGGCTACCCCTTCCACGAAGG GGACTACCTTGGCGACCACTCCCTGTGGAGCAAGTGCCTGAACCCGACCGACGTGGTCCCCTGGAACCTGACCCTCTTCTCCATCCTGCTCATCATCGGGGGGGTCCAGATGTGTCTCTGTGCCATCCAGGCCATCAATGGCCTCCTGGGGACCCTGTGTGGCGActgccagtgttgtggctgcTGTGGG GGAGACGGACCAGTCTAG